From the genome of Desmodus rotundus isolate HL8 chromosome 2, HLdesRot8A.1, whole genome shotgun sequence, one region includes:
- the CPN2 gene encoding carboxypeptidase N subunit 2, producing MLPGAWLHWACLLLLARLSRPCPVGCDCFVQKVFCTDEALTTIPLDIPPHATDIVFVETLFTTVGSRAFSGSPNLTKVIFLNTQVSHFELDAFGGLPRLQDLEITGSTFSNLSTETFSNLTLLGKFTLSFNMLKALPEDLFHHMDALESLQLQGNRVQTLPGRLFQSLKHLKTLNLAQNLLAQLPEDLFDPLGSLQTLRLSNNVLSSLPQHVFSKLGSLQELFLDGNSISELPLEVFSQLFCLEKLWLQRNDIRHLPPSVFSSLGNLTFLNLQGNALQVLPAGLFAHTPRLVGLSLSHNQLETVSEGAFAKLCNLSSLTLSHNAITHLPAGTFRDLEELTKLYLGSNNLTALHVDLFQNLSKLELLSLSRNLLTTLPEGIFNTNYNLFNLALHGNPWQCDCHLAYLFSWLHEYSDKLFNIQTYCAGPVYLQGQVVPALKKEQLVCPVTWDHLDFRALELEDREPRGTWDLSAKEQAAWNQCTYSNPEGTVVLACDKAQCRWLNVQLSPRQGSGSPGMMYNATQEWELKSSCGVVRVTLSIGAQAGEP from the coding sequence ATGCTTCCTGGAGCCTGGCTGCACTGGgcctgcctcctgctcctggcCAGGCTCTCCCGGCCCTGCCCCGTGGGGTGTGACTGCTTCGTCCAGAAGGTGTTCTGCACTGACGAAGCGCTGACCACCATCCCTCTGGACATCCCGCCCCATGCCACGGACATAGTCTTCGTAGAGACCTTGTTCACCACGGTTGGAAGCAGGGCCTTCAGTGGAAGCCCCAACCTAACCAAGGTAATATTCCTCAACACCCAGGTCAGCCACTTTGAGCTGGATGCCTTTGGTGGACTGCCCAGGCTCCAGGACCTGGAGATCACCGGCAGCACCTTTTCCAACCTCAGCACTGAGACCTTCTCCAACTTGACCTTGCTGGGCAAGTTCACCCTCAGCTTCAACATGCTGAAGGCTCTGCCTGAGGACCTCTTCCACCACATGGATGCCCTGGAGTCCCTTCAGCTGCAGGGCAACCGGGTCCAGACCCTGCCCGGGAGGCTCTTCCAGTCTCTGAAACACCTGAAGACCCTTAACCTTGCTCAGAATCTCCTGGCCCAGCTGCCCGAGGATCTGTTCGACCCCCTTGGCAGCCTGCAGACCCTGAGGCTGAGCAACAATGTGCTCTCCAGCCTGCCCCAGCACGTGTTCAGCAAGCTGGGCAGCCTGCAGGAGCTCTTTCTGGATGGCAACTCCATCTCAGAGCTGCCCCTGGAAGTGTTCTCACAGCTCTTCTGCCTGGAGAAGCTGTGGCTGCAGCGCAATGACATCCGGCACCTGCCGCCCTCGGTCTTCTCCTCCCTGGGCAACCTGACCTTCCTGAACTTACAGGGGAATGCACTGCAGGTGCTGCCCGCTGGCCTCTTTGCCCATACCCCAAGACTGGTTGGCCTGTCCCTGTCCCACAACCAGCTGGAGACTGTCTCTGAGGGAGCCTTTGCCAAACTGTGTAACCTCAGTTCCCTTACGCTCTCACACAATGCCATTACCCATCTCCCGGCTGGCACCTTCAGGGACCTAGAGGAGTTGACCAAGCTCTACCTGGGCAGCAACAACCTGACGGCCCTGCATGTAGACCTCTTCCAGAACCTGTCCAAGCTCGAGCTGCTCAGCCTTTCCAGGAACCTCCTGACCACGCTCCCGGAGGGCATCTTCAACACCAACTACAACCTGTTCAACCTCGCCTTGCATGGCAACCCCTGGCAGTGTGACTGCCACCTGGCCTACCTCTTCAGCTGGCTGCACGAGTACAGCGACAAGCTCTTCAACATCCAGACCTATTGTGCGGGTCCTGTCTACCTGCAGGGCCAGGTAGTGCCTGCCTTGAAGAAGGAGCAGCTGGTGTGCCCTGTCACCTGGGACCACTTGGACTTCCGGGCCCTGGAACTGGAGGACAGGGAGCCACGGGGCACCTGGGATCTGTCTGCGAAGGAACAGGCAGCCTGGAACCAGTGCACCTACAGCAATCCCGAAGGCACTGTAGTGCTTGCGTGTGACAAGGCCCAGTGTCGCTGGCTGAACGTCCAGCTCTCTCCTAGGCAGGGCTCAGGCTCCCCAGGAATGATGTACAATGCCACTCAGGAGTGGGAATTGAAGTCGAGCTGTGGTGTTGTTAGGGTCACTCTGTCTATTGGGGCTCAGGCAGGGGAGCCCTAG
- the LRRC15 gene encoding leucine-rich repeat-containing protein 15: MPLKHYLLLLVGCQVWGAGLAYYGCPSECTCSRASQVECTGARIVVVPTPLPWNAMSLQILNTHITELNESPFLNISALIALRIEKNELSQIMPGAFRNLGSLRYLSLANNKLQVLPIDLFQGLDNLESLLLSSNQLVQIQPAHFTHFSNLKELQLHGNYLEYIPDGVFDHLVVLNKLNLCKNSLTQLSPRVFQRLGNLQVLRLCENRLSDIPVGTFDGLGNLQELALQQNQIGVLSPGLFHNNRNLQNLYLSNNHISQLPPGIFMQLPQLNRLTLFGNSLKELSPGIFGPMHNLRELWLYDNHLTSLPDNIFSNLHQLQVLILSRNQISYISPGAFNGLTELRELSLHTNALRELDGNVFRVLTNLQNISLQNNRLRQLPGNIFANVNGLMTIQLQNNQLENLPLGIFDHLGNLCELRLYDNPWRCDSDILPLRNWLLLSKSRLGTDTLPVCFSPANVRGQSIIIVNINTAVPSVQVPVIPEVPSYPETPQYPNTPSYTESTSISSTTQFISPVEDFTDLTTIESTDDRSVGMTRAQSGLAIAAIVIGIVALASSLAACICCCCCKKRSHAVLMQMKAPNEC, from the coding sequence ATGCCGCTGAAACACTATCTCCTTTTGTTGGTGGGCTGCCAAGTCTGGGGCGCTGGGTTGGCCTATTATGGCTGCCCTAGCGAGTGTACCTGCTCCAGGGCCTCTCAGGTGGAGTGCACGGGGGCGCGCATTGTGGTAGTGCCCACCCCTCTGCCTTGGAACGCGATGAGCCTGCAGATCCTCAATACACACATCACCGAACTCAACGAGTCCCCATTCCTCAACATCTCAGCCCTCATCGCCCTGAGGATCGAGAAGAACGAGCTGTCCCAAATCATGCCTGGTGCCTTCCGCAACCTGGGCTCACTGCGTTACCTCAGCCTCGCCAACAACAAGCTTCAGGTTCTGCCTATCGACCTCTTCCAGGGCCTGGACAACCTTGAGTCACTCCTTCTGTCCAGCAACCAGCTGGTGCAGATCCAGCCGGCACACTTCACCCACTTCAGCAACCTCAAGGAGCTGCAGTTGCATGGCAACTACTTGGAATACATCCCCGATGGCGTCTTCGACCACCTGGTGGTCCTTAACAAGCTCAATCTATGCAAGAATAGCCTCACCCAACTCTCGCCCAGGGTCTTCCAGCGCCTGGGCAACCTCCAGGTCCTCCGACTGTGTGAGAACAGGCTCTCAGACATCCCCGTAGGCACTTTTGATGGGCTGGGTAACCTTCAGGAACTGGCCCTGCAGCAGAACCAGATTGGTGTACTCTCCCCGGGTCTCTTCCACAACAACCGTAACCTCCAGAATCTCTATCTGTCCAACAACCACATCTCCCAGCTGCCTCCCGGCATCTTCATGCAGCTGCCCCAGCTCAACCGTCTCACACTCTTTGGGAATTCCCTGAAGGAGCTCTCTCCAGGGATCTTTGGGCCCATGCACAACCTTCGAGAGCTTTGGCTCTATGACAACCACCTCACTTCTCTACCTGACAATATCTTCAGCAACCTCCACCAGTTGCAGGTCCTGATCCTCAGTCGCAATCAGATCAGCTACATCTCCCCTGGCGCCTTCAACGGGCTGACGGAGCTGCGGGAGCTGTCCCTCCACACCAATGCACTGCGGGAACTGGACGGGAATGTCTTCCGCGTGTTGACCAACTTGCAGAACATCTCCCTGCAGAACAACCGCCTCAGACAGCTTCCAGGGAATATCTTCGCTAATGTCAATGGCCTCATGACCATCCAGCTGCAGAACAACCAGCTAGAGAACCTGCCACTGGGCATCTTCGATCACCTGGGGAACCTATGTGAGCTTCGGCTCTATGACAACCCCTGGAGGTGTGACTCAGACATCCTTCCACTCCGCAACTGGCTCTTGCTCAGCAAGTCCAGGTTGGGGACAGACACCCTCCCGGTGTGTTTCAGCCCAGCCAATGTCCGAGGCCAGTCTATCATCATTGTCAACATCAACACTGCTGTCCCCAGTGTCCAGGTTCCGGTGATCCCCGAGGTGCCCAGCTACCCAGAAACACCACAATACCCAAATACGCCCAGCTATACTGAATCCACCTCCATCTCTTCCACCACTCAGTTCATCAGCCCCGTGGAGGACTTCACCGATCTGACCACCATTGAGTCCACTGATGACCGCAGTGTGGGCATGACCAGGGCCCAGAGTGGGCTGGCCATTGCTGCCATTGTCATTGGGATTGTtgccctggcctcctccctggctgcctgcatctgctgttgctgctgtaagAAGAGGAGCCATGCAGTCCTGATGCAGATGAAGGCACCCAATGAGTGTTAA